Proteins from a genomic interval of Balaenoptera acutorostrata chromosome 21, mBalAcu1.1, whole genome shotgun sequence:
- the LOC103000341 gene encoding coagulation factor XI isoform X4 yields the protein MAESSSEDPTKWFTCILKDSVAETLPMVNMTGAISGYSSKQCSDQISACNKDIYVDLHMKGLNHNSTITKSAQECQERCTNDMHCHFFTFATEHFPSVKYRNTCLLKYTQTGTPTNIAKLSEVVSGFSLKPCALSNLACIRDIFPRTMFADSNIDSVMAPDAFVCRSICTHHPSCLFFTFFSQEWPTTSERGATHLILITRNLCLLKTSTSGLPSARIRKNKALSGFSLQHCRHSVPVFCHSSFYRDTDFLGEELDIVDVDGHEACQKTCTNSIRCQFFTYSPSQESCNGGKGKCYLKLSANGSPTKILNGRGNISGYTLRLCKMDNACTTKIKPRIVGGTKSVLGEWPWQITLHITSPTQRHLCGGSIIGNQWILTAAHCFSEVESPKALRVYSGILNQAEIKEDTSFFGVQEIIIHDQYEMAESGYDIALLKLETTMNYTGSQRPICLPSKGDRNVTYTECWVTGWGYQKLRDKILNTLQKARVPLVTNEECQAGYRGHKITNKLVCAGYTEGGKDACKGDSGGPLSCKHNEVWHLVGITSWGEGCGQRERPGVYTNVVEYVDWILEKTQAA from the exons TGCAACAAAGATATTTATGTGGACCTACATATGAAGGGCCTGAACCATAACAGCACTATTACCAAGAGTGCTCAGGAATGCCAAGAGAGGTGTACGAATGACATGCACTGTCACTTTTTTACATTCGCCACAGAGCACTTTCCAAGCGTAAAGTATCG TAACACTTGTCTGTTGAAGTACACCCAAACGGGAACGCCAACCAACATAGCAAAGCTCAGTGAAGTGGTGTCTGGATTTTCACTGAAGCCCTGTGCACTTTCTAATCTGG CTTGTATTAGGGACATTTTCCCTAGAACGATGTTTGCAGACAGTAACATTGACAGTGTCATGGCTCCAGATGCTTTTGTCTGTCGCAGCATTTGTACTCACCAccccagttgtttgttttttaccttcTTTTCTCAAGAATGGCCAACAACATCTGAAAG AGGAGcaacacatttaatcctcattacaAG AAATCTGTGTCTACTTAAAACGTCTACAAGTGGGTTGCCAAGCGCACGCATTAGAAAGAACAAAGCTCTTTCTGGTTTTAGTCTACAACACTGCCGGCACAGTGTCCCAG TGTTCTGCCATTCTTCATTCTACCGTGACACTGATTTCTTGGGAGAAGAACTGGACATTGTTGACGTGGATGGGCACGAAGCCTGCCAGAAAACATGTACCAACAGCATCCGCTGTCAATTTTTTACCTATTCTCCATCTCAAGAATCTTGCAACGGAGGGAA GGGAAAATGTTACTTAAAACTTTCTGCAAATGGATCTCCAACTAAAATACTTAATGGGAGAGGAAACATCTCTGGATATACGTTAAGGTTATGTAAAATGGATAATG CGTGTACAACGAAAATCAAGCCCCGAATTGTGGGAGGAACCAAGTCTGTTCTTGGAGAGTGGCCGTGGCAGATAACTTTGCACATCACATCTCCCACCCAGAGACACCTGTGTGGAGGCTCCATCATCGGAAACCAGTGGATATTAACAGCTGCTCATTGTTTCAGCGA GGTAGAGTCACCTAAAGCTTTGCGTGTGTATAGTGGCATTTTAAACcaagcagaaataaaagaggatacATCTTTCTTTGGGGTTCAAGAAATAATAATCCATGATCAATATGAAATGGCAGAAAGTGGATATGATATTGCCTTGTTGAAACTGGAAACGACAATGAATTACACAg gttctCAACGACCCATCTGCCTACCTTCCAAAGGAGATAGAAATGTGACGTATACTGAGTGCTGGGTGACTGGATGGGGGTACCAAAAATTAAGAG acaaAATACTAAATACTCTCCAGAAAGCCCGGGTACCCTTGGTGACAAATGAAGAATGCCAGGCAGGATACAGAGGGCATAAAATAACTAATAAGCTGGTCTGTGCAGGCTACACCGAAGGCGGCAAGGATGCCTGCAAG GGAGATTCGGGGGGCCCCCTGTCTTGTAAGCACAACGAGGTCTGGCATTTGGTAGGCATCACGAGCTGGGGCGAAGGCTGCGGCCAAAGGGAGCGGCCAGGTGTTTACACCAACGTGGTCGAGTACGTGGACTGGATTTTGGAGAAAACGCAAGCAGCTTGA